The DNA segment GGGCCATGCCGATGGCGCAATCCATCGTGGCGCCCGCCGGTGAGTGGGCCGCCGCGCTGGCCGACATCGCCGCCGCCGTGGCCCAGGAGCGTGGCGTGGCCGCGCCCGTGGCCTCCGGCCGTGCGACCGATGCGGCACTGGCCGTTGCGCGTTCGCTCGCGTCCGGCGAAGGCCGCGCCGTGCTGCTCGGCAATGCCGCCGCGCACCATGCCCAGGCCTCGTCGCTGCTGGCGCTGGCCCAGTGGATCGGCGCGCAGACCGGCGCCGTGGTCGGCTACCTGACCGAAGCGGCCAACACCGTTGGCGCGCAGTTCGTGGGCGCACAGCCCCGCCAGGGCGGGCTCGATGCCGGCCGCATGCTGGCCGGTGGCCTCAAGGCCGCGCTGCTCCTCAATACCGAGCCGGTGCACGACTCCGCTGCCGGTGCGCGCGCCGCCGAGGCGCTCGCGCAGGCCGAGATGGTCGTGACGCTGAGCCCGTTCAAGACCAACCTGGAATTCAGCGACGTGCTGCTGCCCATCGCCCCGTTCACCGAAACCTCCGGCAGCTTCGTGAATGCCGAAGGCCGCCTGCAGGGCTTCCACGCCGTGGTCAAGCCGCTGGGCGATGCGCGTCCGGCCTGGAAGGTGCTGCGCGTGCTCGGCAACCTGCTGGGCGTGCAGGGCATCGGCTTCGAGACCTCGCAGGAGGTGCTGGCCCACGCCGTGGGCGCCACCGGTGCCGAACTGCCGACGCACGTGCCGGCCGCCCGCCTGTCCAACACCACGTCCACGGCACCTGCCGTGCCGGCCGCAGCCGGCACGCCGGAGCCCGTGGTCGCTGCCATCTACCAGCTCGACAGCCTCGTGCGCCGTGCGCCCTCGCTGCATCTGACGGCCGACGGTCGCCAGGCTGCCGCGGCCGCCCCCGCCGCCGTGGAAGGAGCCGCAGCATGATCGACGCGCTCTACAACGGCGGGCTGAACCTCGTCGCCCAGTCCTGGTGGACGGGCGCCGTGTGGCCCGTGCTCTGGAACCTGCTCAAGATCGTCGCCATCGTGGCGCCGCTCATGGGCGCGGTGGCCTACCTCACGCTCTGGGAGCGCAAGCTGCTGGGCTTCATGCAGGTGCGCCACGGCCCCAACCGCGTGGGCCCGTTCGGCCTGCTGCAGCCGCTGGCCGACGGCCTGAAGCTGCTCACCAAGGAAATCATCCAGCCCGCGGCGGCCAGCAAGGGCCTGTTCGTGCTGGGCCCGGTGATGGCCATCATGCCCGCGCTCGCGGCCTGGGTGGCGATCCCCTTCGGCCCCGACGTGGCGCTGGCCAACGTGAACGCCGGCCTGCTGCTGATCATGGCGATCACCTCGATCGAGGTGTACGGCGTGATCATCGCCGGCTGGGCCTCGAACTCGAAGTACGCCTTCCTGGGTGCGCTGCGCGCATCGGCCCAGATGGTGAGCTACGAGATCGCCATGGGCTTCTGCTTCCTGGTGGTCATCATGGTCTCGGGCAGCATGAACCTCACGCAGATCGTGCTGAGCCAGGGGCAGGGCACGATGGCGAACGCCGGCCTGTCGTTCCTGTCGTGGAACTGGCTGCCGCTGCTGCCGATCTTCATCGTCTACCTGATCTCCGGCGTGGCCGAGACCAACCGCCACCCGTTCGACGTGGTGGAAGGCGAGGCGGAAATCGTGGCCGGCCACATGGTCGAATACTCGGGCATGGGCTTCGCTATCTTCTTCCTGGCCGAATACGCCAGCATGTGGCTCGTGTCCATCCTGGGCGTGACCATGTTCCTGGGCGGCTGGCTGTCGCCGGTGGCGGCCCTGGACTTCATCCCGGGCTGGATCTGGCTGGGCCTCAAGACCTTCCTCGTGGTGTCCATGTTCATCTGGATCCGCGCGACCTTCCCGCGCTTCCGGTATGACCAGATCATGCGCCTGGGCTGGAAGATCTTCATTCCGGTCACCCTGGTGTGGCTGCTGATCGTGGGCGCGTGGCTGCTGTCGCCCTGGAACATCTGGAAATAAGCGGGACACGACATCATGGCTGCTGTTGCTGCTGCTACGACATCTTTTTCCTTCAAGGACTTTTTCAAGAGCTTCATGCTCGTGGAACTGGTCAAGGGCATGGCCCTGACCGGCCGCTACGCGTTCCGCCGCAAGGTGACGGTGCAGTTCCCCGAAGAGAAGACTCCGCTGTCGCCGCGCTTCCGCGGGCTGCATGCGCTGCGCCGCTACGAGAACGGCGAGGAGCGCTGCATCGCCTGCAAGCTCTGCGAGGCGGTCTGCCCGGCGCTCGCGATCACGATCGAGTCGGACGTGCGTGCCGATGGTTCGCGTCGCACGACGCGCTACGACATCGACCTCACGAAGTGCATCTTCTGCGGCTTCTGCGAAGAGAGCTGCCCGGTCGATTCGATCGTCGAGACGCAGATCCTGGAATACCACGGCGAGAAGCGGGGCGACCTGTACTTCAC comes from the Paracidovorax avenae ATCC 19860 genome and includes:
- the nuoH gene encoding NADH-quinone oxidoreductase subunit NuoH, yielding MIDALYNGGLNLVAQSWWTGAVWPVLWNLLKIVAIVAPLMGAVAYLTLWERKLLGFMQVRHGPNRVGPFGLLQPLADGLKLLTKEIIQPAAASKGLFVLGPVMAIMPALAAWVAIPFGPDVALANVNAGLLLIMAITSIEVYGVIIAGWASNSKYAFLGALRASAQMVSYEIAMGFCFLVVIMVSGSMNLTQIVLSQGQGTMANAGLSFLSWNWLPLLPIFIVYLISGVAETNRHPFDVVEGEAEIVAGHMVEYSGMGFAIFFLAEYASMWLVSILGVTMFLGGWLSPVAALDFIPGWIWLGLKTFLVVSMFIWIRATFPRFRYDQIMRLGWKIFIPVTLVWLLIVGAWLLSPWNIWK
- the nuoI gene encoding NADH-quinone oxidoreductase subunit NuoI; its protein translation is MAAVAAATTSFSFKDFFKSFMLVELVKGMALTGRYAFRRKVTVQFPEEKTPLSPRFRGLHALRRYENGEERCIACKLCEAVCPALAITIESDVRADGSRRTTRYDIDLTKCIFCGFCEESCPVDSIVETQILEYHGEKRGDLYFTKDMLLAVGDRYEAEIAAAKAADAKYR